The window ACCATGGATGCTATCCCCAGGTCCAGCATAAGTGTATCTATATACGTTCTCGTTATTCAAAAAGTAGGGCATGAGCATGCAATGTCATGGATGGATAACATTTGGGTGTATAACACTGCAAGTGCTTGTCTTTTGAGTGCTGAAACTTGATGTGGGTAGAAGCTCTGCCTGAGGGAAAGCACCATTGGATGGAATGTCCAATAGTAGATCTTGATCAGAACTGTCATCAGTGAACTGAAAAGAATCCAGCATGAGAGAGTTCCCATCGTTAGGGAAAGCAAATATGCTTCTTGAACTGAAGCAATAGCCATCATTGTTGATGGGGTCCTTCGTATCATTGCCAGCCTTTGTTACCCACCTCCTGGGGCTTTTCATAGTGGCTTTTGGTTCTGAAATACGCAAGATATTTGTAAAAAATTTACTTTATGGAGTATATGCAAGGTTTGAAGGTTATATCAACAGTTGATTTATAAAATACAGGTGACGGGAAAGCaatacaacagcaacaacaacaacaacaataaactcagccttatcccaactaaatgggatcaacTACATAGATCCGAGCAaagacaaaatattaaaaatagtAGAAGGAAAAGAACATGCAATAACAATGACAACTCAGCAAAATCCTACCGGCTGCTAcgtggatccttgctctccaaataactctattcgaggtcatacttgagtcaagacctaaactatgcatgttttTCCTCACTATTTCccctagggtcattttaggcctctgcccctagctcttttaattccttcaatctgaatcagatcactcctccgtactagTGCCATCCCAAGGTCTCTGTTGAACATAGCCATCTCAAACGACTCCCTCGGTGCTTATCATGTATcaaggcaactcccaaatcagcacTTATATGGTCATTCTGTACTTTTATCATTTTTAGTTTTGCCGCACACCTAATCACTTTGAGGAATCTCTTTCCTACATAGGCTTGTCAGATCTAGGCATGCAAGTATGTTTGTCCAGGGGCTTTACAAGGTTTAATTTTTGGAAGCTTTTAAATTCTTTTAAATTTACTTAGATCTTACAGCAAGACTTACAGTATTTATAGTTGGACTCGCTGCATTCTTGTTGTCAAGTCCTTGGCTCAAAAGCTGCACATAAGTTTGATGACAGAATATTTAGATTCCAGAGACTTTAAACTACAGTAGAAGGCAGAAGATTGTCTCCATGACTGTTaaccttttttccctttctttttttgatgGTCATGGGAACTGTTAACTTTGATCCATTCAGCAGATCAAAATTTTCCCTAACCTGTCCCATCAATGGGCTGCTGATTGCACAATTTtaatgatatatgatatatcaGTCTGTCCGCCTAGAGAAATGAGGTTGTATGCAAAGTTTACGTATTTCATAAAAGTTGAAAGCAAACAAGAAAAACACACTGCACAAGCCTAGTCATATTGATGTAAATCTTAAGATAATTATATGAAAGATACTGTAATACAGTGCATccaaaagaagatgaaagaatCTTTGAGATTTGACCTTGTAATTGTTGCAGCTATGATTGTGTGAAGAAACAcagaaaatatgtaaaaaaatgAGTCCACACAAGGTATAAAAAGAACAAATTTGGGAAATTGGGAAATGTTTAACCTGGAAAGTCATGATTTTGGCCATCTTGTGGTCTTTTGCCAGGTAAAAGATCGCTTGACCCAAGGAGACTGATtccatttctctctcccttatcTTCTGTAACCTTTTTACCTTTAACATCCTAGAGCCAAAAATGTAAAtaacataaataaatacataaaagaaaataagtacaaaaaaaagtatttttcaatgtccaaataaaccaaatcaaattaatTTCATGGATATGATATCAAAATTCTAGGGTAATACCTTGAGCAGATTATGCTGTTCTACCCATTTTGACTTTGCCAAATTGATTAACACAAGCCTCTTCAGTGTTTTACAGTCTTCAGTGTTCACTTCTGAAAAGGAGAGATCAAAGAGCCCCTCTGCAAGCAATTGTTGGAAGGAAGATACATTCTCCTTGAATTGAGGGCTATTAAACATGCTTTCGAGGCTGTACACATGATAACATGATACAGAAAATTAGTTTCAAGGCATAAACCAGGCATTTTTAAATTTCCAACGCACATATAAATTGCAGTATGCAAGGTTGTTCTCTTAAAAAAACCCAAGGAAAGCAACATAAATTAGAAAATGACTAGAAAGCACCATAAATAAGTAATCAATCAGTATTCAGTTTGGAATTTCAATGTGTAAAATCACAGAAATATTCCTTCAGTAAATACAGCAGAAGTGATACATTGTTTCACATTCCTAGCAAAGAAATACAGATTATGGTCTAGTGCAACCATGTCAAATCCTGCTTTCATTTTATTCTTTGCACCACCATAACCATAACAAAATTTTAATCAACGTTGCTAACCTATCAGGAAGTCTGGCAGTATCCGCAGAAGGTAGATACTTCATCAATCGCTCCTGTTCTTCACGAGTCAAATGACTCATAAACTCCTCAAAGCTAACAACATCCTATTCCAAACATGGACTGCAATCATGTTAGCTACAGAACAACTCAAAATAAAATGGCATACTAGAAATTCCTGTTCCAACAATTGCTTTCCACCAAATACCCAATGAATGGAATTGTTATATGCAGAACATATAGCCTGAAGGAATTCAAACAATTGTATAAAAAGTTTAGAAGCAAAATCTTACCTTTAGATCCAAGGCTCTGAGTGGTGAGTTGTGACTTTGTAGAAGTTGTAATCTCTCAAAGAGGGATTTGTCCCTGCAATGTCAAAGACACCAAATTAATTCTAGAAGTTCGTTCATAAGAAGGCTTAGCATCTGCCTGCTCTCATTATACAGGCTTATGTGGTTTATAGCTTAAACTAAACCCCATAAAAGCTTAGATGTTGTATTTGGTGATGTCAAACGCTGAAAATAAACGAAAAAATTGGGTTTGCTGTTTAATAAGCTGAAATTTCTGGTCAAGCTTCAATTATTTCAAACAGCTTCTTCCTAGCTATTTTCAGCTTCTGGCTTTCATGGGAGATGAAATAAAGCATGTGATTGTTCTTTTAAAGACTATTACAGAAAACTATTCCTTTTATTTCTgaacaaaataattttgaatattAAATTGTCCTTAACCTTTGTACTAAGTTCCACATGTATCCTTTTCATTCCTCCAAATATCCAAGAACAGTAACTACACGCTTATGGCTTGTGCCTAAGTATTTTGCAGTTTTTAGTCCATATAAGCTGAGCACATGGATAAACCTGGTCAAATTGGGGCCTTATTCTACCCGGGCATAGCAGGTAAGCATCTGGGCCCATGCAACACCTGTACTCAATTCTCCACTGTTGCTGGAAAACTAAAATGACTTGTGAGAACCTCTAGTCACTTTTTAAGTTAATATACAATGACCAGTAAGTACCTTTTGCTGTGCTCTATCCCTTGTCCAGTGGActtctttgttttctcattGCTGATGCTTGGAAACATCGTGCCTCTATAGTTATGTACAGGAAGAGACGCAGAACCTGAATAAGCATcatttatttggtttggtttggtatcTACTGAAAGAGAGCTGGCCTCAGATTCCTCCTCTCGAGCTGCCAAGCTCGGGTGCTTCATGAGAACACTTCCATGTCCTATCTCTACAGAGACCATTGGGGTGTCACTTTCGAAAATCAAGTCCTCTTCTGAAGATCCAGAGAAGTTAGATGAAGCCTGCTGCTCATGTAAAATAGAGCATAGGTCTTTTGTAAGTTTTTCAACAGGAGATGGCTTTGAGCGACTCACGCAAGTCCTCTTTCTCGATGGTACCAGCGTTTCCCACACAGTTGATTGAGCTGGCCCTGAAAAAGATTTAATTGGATTAAAGTGGGTAGATGTGTACTTAAGGATCCAAGCAAAGTGTTTATACACAATGCGATAAAACCTGATCATGAAATCTTCACTATAGTTTCTCTAAGAATTAGAATCCCTCATACAAGTTGTCCTGTCAAATATACCAGCTGATTGTATTCAGTAACACTAAAGGGGAGAACCATGTCGAACAGTGAGATTTTTCATTCAGGGAGCAGTAAATCACAGTAGCTTTCCCTGAAGGTGAGTGGATGAAACAAATTTGATTTCATGTGTTCCCATTGGTTAATTCCCACACCAGATAAGATATCAATCTTTATGTTTCATTCATGAAATGGGCCTGTTCATCCGATTAAAATGGGCCTGTTCATCCGATTCTCCCCTCCaatgatgaagtccattgtcaCAATGAACTTACAGCCATTAAAACTTACGCCTATGAATCTCATTGAATCTCAACATTACGAGTTAAGTATGTTAGCTAAGAACCCACAACACTTGAAGGACAGTCCCACCTGTTAATTCACTTGCATCTATGCCACCAAACTGGACACAGCTTTCAGAGTACGATATCGCT is drawn from Macadamia integrifolia cultivar HAES 741 chromosome 7, SCU_Mint_v3, whole genome shotgun sequence and contains these coding sequences:
- the LOC122084508 gene encoding GATA transcription factor 26-like isoform X2, which translates into the protein MGKQGPCYHCGVTSTPLWRNGPPEKPVLCNACGSRWRTKGTLANYTPLHARIETDDLEEYKVPKVRSIPIKAKDVRLHKRKETHDNVVVEGEAPECDQNFLKVLEDDASNRSSSGSAISYSESCVQFGGIDASELTGPAQSTVWETLVPSRKRTCVSRSKPSPVEKLTKDLCSILHEQQASSNFSGSSEEDLIFESDTPMVSVEIGHGSVLMKHPSLAAREEESEASSLSVDTKPNQINDAYSGSASLPVHNYRGTMFPSISNEKTKKSTGQGIEHSKRDKSLFERLQLLQSHNSPLRALDLKDVVSFEEFMSHLTREEQERLMKYLPSADTARLPDSLESMFNSPQFKENVSSFQQLLAEGLFDLSFSEVNTEDCKTLKRLVLINLAKSKWVEQHNLLKDVKGKKVTEDKGERNGISLLGSSDLLPGKRPQDGQNHDFPAFEPRT
- the LOC122084508 gene encoding GATA transcription factor 26-like isoform X1, whose translation is MGKQGPCYHCGVTSTPLWRNGPPEKPVLCNACGSRWRTKGTLANYTPLHARIETDDLEEYKVPKVRSIPIKAKDVRLHKRKETHDNVVVEGEAPECDQNFLKVLEDDASNRSSSGSAISYSESCVQFGGIDASELTGPAQSTVWETLVPSRKRTCVSRSKPSPVEKLTKDLCSILHEQQASSNFSGSSEEDLIFESDTPMVSVEIGHGSVLMKHPSLAAREEESEASSLSVDTKPNQINDAYSGSASLPVHNYRGTMFPSISNEKTKKSTGQGIEHSKRDKSLFERLQLLQSHNSPLRALDLKDVVSFEEFMSHLTREEQERLMKYLPSADTARLPDSLESMFNSPQFKENVSSFQQLLAEGLFDLSFSEVNTEDCKTLKRLVLINLAKSKWVEQHNLLKDVKGKKVTEDKGERNGISLLGSSDLLPGKRPQDGQNHDFPEPKATMKSPRRWVTKAGNDTKDPINNDGYCFSSRSIFAFPNDGNSLMLDSFQFTDDSSDQDLLLDIPSNGAFPQAELLPTSSFSTQKTSTCSVIHPNVIHP